A single window of Debaryomyces hansenii CBS767 chromosome F complete sequence DNA harbors:
- a CDS encoding DEHA2F12144p (similar to uniprot|P53834 Saccharomyces cerevisiae YNL281W HCH1 Heat shock protein regulator that binds to Hsp90p and may stimulate ATPase activity) yields the protein MVVHNPNNWHWVDKNCLPWSKDYFQKEIINTCFENDSLKISLDKVDSITGDCDVTQRKGKALCIYDMKLQFSINGVTKNEDETFTGTIVVPEFVHDQDEDEYIFEIDSENYKIEIRKFFIPILKEKLMNFQGDLVNAHEKDVQHNST from the exons ATGGTAGTCCATAACCCAAATAACTG GCACTGGGTAGATAAAAATTGTCTTCCATGGTCCAAAGATTATTTCCAAAaggaaataataaatacctgttttgaaaatgattcgTTGAAGATCTCTTTAGACAAAGTTGATTCTATTACCGGAGATTGTGATGTTACTCAAAGAAAAGGGAAGGCGTTATGTATCTACGATATGAAATTACAATTTTCGATCAATGGAGTTACCAAGAACGAAGATGAGACGTTCACAGGTACTATAGTTGTTCCTGAATTCGTTCACGAccaagatgaagatgaatacatttttgaaatcgaTTCAgagaattataaaatagaaataagAAAGTTTTTCATTCCTATTTTAAAGGAAAAGTTGATGAACTTTCAAGGCGATTTAGTTAATGCCCACGAAAAGGACGTTCAGCATAATTCAACTTAG
- a CDS encoding DEHA2F12166p (weakly similar to uniprot|P28319 Saccharomyces cerevisiae YKL096W CWP1 Cell wall protein precursor) — MKFGTLSLLALTVASVANAIPVARGDFKDIHFGIEASNSETKFDCDPIKKVDSHPHVFCVGGNDGNDVSLTLREDGSLVDQDGRGIYVNPNTGEFGNVDPWGEQQPSCGFEIKDNHLTYQGTNDWKACPSGPDIYSLARNDCTGGTDIDLKVLDPHCD; from the coding sequence atgaaattcGGCACATTATCCTTATTAGCTTTAACAGTAGCTTCAGTTGCTAATGCAATTCCGGTCGCCAGAGGAGACTTCAAAGACATACATTTCGGTATTGAGGCATCAAATTCTGAAACTAAATTTGACTGCGACCCAATTAAGAAGGTCGACAGCCATCCTCATGTCTTCTGTGTCGGTGGAAATGACGGTAACGATGTTTCTTTAACATTGAGAGAAGATGGATCCTTAGTTGATCAAGACGGTCGTGGTATCTATGTCAACCCAAATACTGGTGAGTTCGGAAATGTCGATCCATGGGGCGAGCAACAACCATCTTGCGGCTTCGAAATTAAAGACAACCATTTGACCTACCAAGGCACAAATGACTGGAAGGCATGTCCAAGTGGACCAGACATTTACTCCTTGGCAAGAAATGACTGTACTGGTGGTACTGACATTGACTTGAAGGTTCTCGACCCACATTGCGACTAG
- a CDS encoding DEHA2F12188p (similar to uniprot|P38776 Saccharomyces cerevisiae YHR048W Hypothetical ORF) codes for MENNEPNSSKRDSGESSYSGIRDSGSQIPSDGEKNDDARFEVVFDGNGDDKEDMRNLSKLHKWIIAIIISVTSFCVTCTSAAWSMASDNIMEHFGISHEVSTLGISLYVFGLGLGGIFLSPISEFHGRKITYIISLSFSFAFQCLTAFSPNIGSMLFGRYMSGFFGSAFMSVAAGSLADIFAKDEMSTPLLLYTISPFVGPGVSPLISGFINSSVYFRWTFYVMLIWTGVLVVMIVLFVPETYQPVLLKKKAARLRKTTGDNRFYAPLERDPTSLFESTVMSCKKPILLIFKDYMTLALCFYTGFALAIVYLFFIALPYIYKTVFEFKLASQGLAFLGLIIGMALASLASPSLFNKQYLRLIEKNGGVHKPEFKFLPLMAGVFFIPVGLFIMAWTSYPHLHWIGPIIGSSIFGAGTVLIFNGVFAYTVDAYRLYAASAMATNTFIRCTMSGVFPLFGLQMYEGMGIQWATTFLALIACAMIPVPFILYKYGPYLRSKSSFTWS; via the coding sequence ATGGAAAATAATGAACCTAACAGTCTGAAAAGAGACAGTGGGGAGTCATCTTATTCAGGAATAAGAGATTCAGGTTCGCAAATACCTAGCGATGGAGAAAAAAATGACGATGCAAGGTTTGAAGTGGTATTCGATGGAAATGGagatgataaagaagacATGAGGAATCTTTCAAAGTTACATAAATGGATCATAGCAATAATCATATCCGTAACGTCGTTCTGTGTGACATGTACGTCAGCAGCATGGTCTATGGCCTCAGACAACATAATGGAGCATTTCGGCATAAGTCATGAAGTTAGCACATTGGGAATTTCGTTGTATGTGTTTGGATTAGGGCTAGGAGGAATATTTTTGTCACCTATCAGTGAGTTTCATGGACGGAAAATCACATAcattatttcattatcattttcgTTTGCATTTCAATGCCTCACGGCATTTAGTCCCAACATAGGAAGTATGTTATTTGGAAGATATATGTCTGGGTTCTTTGGATCGGCTTTCATGAGTGTAGCAGCTGGGTCTTTGGCGGATATCTTTGCCAAGGATGAAATGTCTACGCCCCTTTTGCTTTACACCATCTCCCCTTTTGTTGGACCGGGCGTACTGCCGCTTATTTCTGGGTTTATTAACTCGAGTGTGTATTTCCGGTGGACATTCTATGTAATGTTGATATGGACGGGGGTGTTAGTCGTAATGATAGTCTTGTTCGTCCCTGAAACCTACCAACCAGTtctattaaagaagaaggcCGCGAGACTCAGGAAAACAACCGGCGACAATAGGTTTTATGCTCCATTAGAGAGAGACCCAACATCTTTGTTTGAAAGTACTGTAATGTCATGTAAGAAACCCATCTTGTTGATATTCAAGGATTACATGACGTTAGCGTTATGTTTCTACACTGGGTTCGCATTGGCTATTGTCTACTTGTTTTTCATTGCACTTCCATATATTTACAAGAcagtatttgaatttaagcTTGCATCACAAGGGTTGGCATTCCTAGGTCTCATCATTGGAATGGCTCTTGCCTCACTTGCATCACCTTCCCTTTTTAATAAGCAATATTTAAGACTCATAGAAAAGAATGGGGGAGTTCACAAGCcagaattcaaatttcttcCATTGATGGCTGGTGTATTTTTCATTCCAGTCGGGTTATTTATCATGGCATGGACTTCATACCCCCACCTTCACTGGATTGGCCCCATTATAGGGTCCTCCATTTTTGGTGCGGGCACAGTATTAATTTTTAACGGTGTATTCGCATACACTGTTGATGCCTATAGATTATATGCTGCTTCTGCAATGGCTACCAATACCTTTATTAGATGTACCATGTCAGGTGTCTTTCCGCTATTTGGATTACAGATGTACGAAGGTATGGGCATTCAGTGGGCAACAACTTTCTTAGCCCTTATTGCTTGCGCTATGATTCCAGTGCCCTTCATTCTATATAAGTATGGTCCATATTTAAGAAGTAAGAGTTCTTTTACATGGTCATGA
- a CDS encoding DEHA2F12210p (similar to CA0714|IPF9480 Candida albicans IPF9480 unknown function): MPDIEPSSLKEGKLYRDLEKSVSSLDETNPPLYPAPKPLKRKLIIYLLIESTISLSLYYNYNSLINIHPLVAPTLLGSSTAALAQSINQYFNKKLNFRRVCKFVVWGSINGFFTALWVELLMSKFDKTLHRIFVDQLVGAPTFQMVFNVLSSLWENGEISASTRQKYIKSLKYSYCYWPLFSIGTFIYIPKNMIVPANCLANLVWNIILSKLS, encoded by the coding sequence ATGCCTGATATTGAGCCATCAAGCTTGAAGGAGGGAAAGTTATATCGGGATCTAGAAAAATCGGTATCAAGCTTAGATGAGACCAATCCACCATTATATCCAGCACCAAAACCACTCAAGCGAAAGTTGATAATATATCTACTCATAGAGAGCACTATTTCCCTCTCGTTATACTATAACTATAATCTGTTGATCAATATACACCCGCTTGTGGCACCAACATTACTTGGATCATCCACGGCAGCATTGGCACAGTCTATAAaccaatattttaataagaaattgaacTTTAGGAGGGTATGCAAGTTCGTAGTATGGGGGTCGATTAATGGATTTTTTACGGCTCTTTGGGTTGAATTGTTGATGAGCAAGTTCGACAAAACGTTGCATAGAATATTTGTGGACCAATTAGTCGGAGCACCTACTTTTCAAATGGTGTTCAATGTACTAAGTAGCTTGTGGGAGAACGGTGAAATCTCGGCCAGTACAAGGCAGAAGTATATCAAATCTTTGAAGTACAGTTACTGTTACTGGCCTTTGTTTTCTATTGGtacatttatatatattcccAAGAATATGATAGTACCTGCAAATTGTTTGGCCAATTTGGTGTGGAACATCATACTAAGCAAGCTAAGTTAA
- a CDS encoding DEHA2F12232p (similar to uniprot|Q06218 Saccharomyces cerevisiae YLR276C DBP9 ATP-dependent RNA helicase of the DEAD-box family involved in biogenesis of the 60S ribosomal subunit), with the protein MGQDKKNLTAAAAAAYVDDSTTWESFGLDARLLQAIDQLGFENPTLIQSSAIPLAIEEKRDIIAKASTGSGKTAAYSIPIIQNLLQDESTEREIKSIILVPTRELSNQVSQFLEKLLIFCNSKIRLINISSNLSDQVINSLLINKPEIIVSTPAKLIQILEKNVNSNLINLSTVKNLTIDEVDLVLSYGYLEDLQKLESYLPIKKNLQTFLMSATINDDLNDIKSKFCSRPAILKLNDEDSNQNNLVQYYAKTTEFDKFLLTYVIFKLNLIKGKTLVFVNNIDRGYRLKLFLEQFGVRCCILNSELPINSRLNIVEQYNKNVYNLLIATDETNDFTIQEDEKDEGEEIEENKNEENDGKTSKNTKKPNQKKDKEYGVSRGVDFRNVACVLNFDLPTSSKSYIHRVGRTARAGKSGMALSFVLPLNEFGKHKTASLSTAKKDEKVLRRIVRQQSNNGFEIKPYQFDMKQVEGFRYRAEDAFRAVTQSAVREARIKELKNELVNSDKLKRFFEENPQDLASLRHDKELHPTRVQTHLKRVPEYLLPESARADHKKIGFVPFHKNKVHKNRKRKPSGRKPDPLKSFRPK; encoded by the coding sequence ATGGGACAAGATAAAAAGAACCTAACGGCTGCTGCTGCCGCGGCCTATGTTGATGACTCAACAACTTGGGAATCATTCGGTTTAGATGCTCGTTTATTACAAGCTATTGACCAATTAGGGTTTGAAAATCCAACATTAATTCAATCAAGTGCCATTCCCTTGGCCATAGAGGAAAAAAGAGACATAATTGCTAAAGCTTCTACTGGTTCGGGTAAGACAGCTGCGTATAGTATCCCTATTATTCAGAATTTGTTGCAAGACGAATCGACTGaaagagaaattaaaaGTATTATACTTGTTCCAACTAGagaattatcaaatcaagTCAGTCAATTTTTGGAAaaactattaatattctgCAACAGTAAAATCAGGCTAATTAACATATCGTCAAACTTATCAGATCAAGTTATCAATTCGTTATTAATAAACAAGCCGGAAATAATAGTATCTACGCCTGctaaattgattcaaattctcGAAAAGAACGTAAATTCGAATTTAATCAACTTGTCAACTGTGAAAAACTTGActattgatgaagttgatttgGTATTGTCATATGGTTATTTAGAAGACTTGCAAAAACTTGAATCCTATTTGCCAattaaaaagaatttaCAAACATTTTTAATGTCGGCCACCATAAACGATGATTTAAATGACATCAAATCCAAGTTTTGTTCTAGGCCAGCTATTTTAAAGCTTAACGATGAAGATTCCaaccaaaataatttggttCAATATTATGCCAAAACCACTGAATTCGATAAGTTTTTATTAACCTACgttattttcaagttaaatttaattaaggGGAAAACTTTAGTATTCGTAAACAATATAGATAGAGGTTACCGtcttaaattatttttggaaCAATTCGGAGTTAGATGCTGTATTTTAAATAGTGAATTGCCAATTAATTCGAGGTTAAACATTGTTGAGCAATATAATAAGAACGTTTACAACTTGCTTATTGCTACTGACGAAACTAATGACTTTACTATACaggaagatgaaaaggATGAAGGAGAggaaatagaagaaaacaagaatgaagaaaatgatggAAAGACATCCAAAAATACAAAGAAACCaaatcaaaagaaagataaagaatatGGTGTATCAAGAGGTGTCGATTTCCGTAATGTGGCCTGtgttttgaattttgatttgCCTACTTCTTCTAAGTCTTATATACATAGAGTCGGAAGAACAGCAAGAGCTGGTAAATCAGGAATGGCTTTATCTTTTGTTTTACCACTTAACGAATTTGGTAAACATAAAACTGCATCATTATCCACTGCCAAAAAGGATGAAAAGGTTTTGCGTCGTATTGTTAGACAACAATCCAATAACGGCTTTGAAATCAAACCATACCAATTTGATATGAAACAAGTTGAAGGATTTAGATATAGAGCTGAAGATGCTTTCAGAGCGGTTACGCAATCTGCTGTTAGAGAAGCCCGTATAAAAGAGTTAAAGAATGAATTGGTCAACTCTGACAAATTAAAGAGATTCTTCGAAGAGAATCCGCAAGATTTGGCATCATTAAGGCatgataaagaattacACCCAACTAGGGTTCAAACTCATTTGAAGAGAGTTCCAGAATATTTACTTCCTGAAAGTGCTAGAGCAGATCACAAAAAGATCGGATTTGTTCCATTTCACAAGAATAAAGTACataaaaatagaaaaaGAAAGCCATCTGGTAGAAAACCAGATCCTTTGAAGTCATTCAGACCTAAATGA
- a CDS encoding DEHA2F12276p (weakly similar to uniprot|P38750 Saccharomyces cerevisiae YHL008C Hypothetical ORF): protein MDDSYSTNNEAALAVVATSMKKARLPIEVLIVNSFMGGLLFSTGGMIFDVLESYNPGLKESNPGIIVLLQGFAYPIGLFYVVITGTDLFNSNILFFSVGLVRGAVSILDLIISWLVSYWINLVANIFVCYVICHFSHISQKEDFVKGSIEALMQKASFSFVDNLIKGMAGNFFVCLGIYLQIMVRPVHVKFLMLLLPIFSLVSIGFTHSVADMYIVLMGLINHAPISVGKVAWKIMLPGALGNIIGGSFFGIVIPWYLHLYSVERDQRKLNLPEYDARDEQPQINSDSRVVKNRSRTITEEFEEVPESLMKTEKRESSSLSSENNVSVAPPEQLVDNFSGYPENLIKISSRASGASRFSVGNARYAAKSPKNVFPVYGMAPPSERERSIASGMNVNTIDEDLDSIHTARTEFQNDDDSTTATYIGDHVKKFLSNLTVNKQHKDIESQNQDRPPVIRSHSTQSYHAMNRSHSRPHAIGINQFLQRSHEFANRPTSRAAATVDAVPLSTNLTTATRNTEPNNVDNIGSIPFTQPENISPGQSINSEFQTNNSTPPVQSSDQSSFNIVNYQPKSHEN, encoded by the coding sequence ATGGATGATTCGTACTCTACGAATAATGAAGCAGCCTTGGCTGTAGTTGCTACGTCTATGAAAAAAGCTCGTCTACCCATAGAAGTACTAATTGTCAATTCATTCATGGGAGGACTATTATTCAGTACAGGTGGAATGATATTTGACGTACTAGAATCGTATAATCCGGGTTTGAAAGAGAGCAACCCAGGAATTATAGTGTTGCTTCAAGGGTTTGCTTATCCAATCGGTTTATTTTATGTTGTTATCACTGGTACGGATTTGTTCAACTCgaatattttgtttttcaGTGTGGGTCTCGTACGAGGAGCTGTATCTATACTAGACCTTATAATCAGTTGGCTTGTTAGTTATTGGATAAATTTGGTAGCGAATATATTTGTCTGTTATGTCATCTGCCATTTTTCCCATATCAGTCAGAAAGAAGATTTTGTGAAAGGATCAATTGAAGCTTTAATGCAGAAGGCATCGTTTTCTTTCGTTGATAACTTAATTAAGGGTATGGCCGGTAACTTTTTTGTCTGTCTTGgtatatatttacaaataatGGTAAGGCCTGTGCATGTGAAGTTTCTCATGTTACTTTTGCCGATATTTTCACTTGTAAGTATTGGCTTCACCCATTCTGTTGCAGATATGTACATTGTACTAATGGGATTAATAAACCATGCACCGATATCTGTTGGGAAGGTTGCGTGGAAAATTATGTTGCCAGGGGCACTTGGTAACATAATCGGTGGTTCGTTCTTTGGAATCGTAATCCCATGGTACTTACATTTGTACAGTGTGGAAAGagatcaaagaaaattgaatttaccCGAATACGATGCAAGAGATGAACAACCACAAATCAACTCTGATTCTAGAGTTGTTAAAAATAGATCACGAACTATTACTGAGGAATTCGAAGAAGTGCCAGAGTCACTTATGAAAACTGAAAAGCGCGAGAGTTCAAGCTTAAGTTCCGAAAATAATGTTTCTGTTGCTCCACCAGAGCAGTTAGTAGATAATTTTAGTGGATATCCagagaatttgattaaaatttcttctaGAGCGTCAGGAGCTTCTAGATTTAGTGTTGGTAATGCTCGTTATGCTGCTAAATCTCCGAAGAATGTTTTCCCTGTATACGGAATGGCACCTCCGAgtgaaagagaaagatcTATTGCATCTGGTATGAATGTTAATACCATCGACGAAGATCTTGATTCAATTCATACAGCTAGAActgaatttcaaaatgacGACGATTCCACGACTGCAACATATATTGGAGATCACGTTAAGAAGTTTTTGTCAAATTTGACAGTAAATAAACAACATAAAGACATCGAATCGCAAAACCAAGACAGACCCCCTGTGATTAGAAGCCATTCAACACAAAGCTATCATGCCATGAATAGAAGCCATTCAAGACCACATGCCATTGGGATAAATCAGTTTCTTCAACGATCACATGAATTTGCGAATAGACCAACTAGCAGAGCAGCCGCTACTGTTGATGCCGTCCCACTATCGACAAACCTAACAACTGCGACAAGAAACACCGAACCAAATAACGTGGATAATATTGGTAGTATACCCTTCACACAACCAGAGAATATATCGCCAGGGCAATCTATCAATTCGGAATTTCAGACAAATAACTCCACTCCTCCTGTACAAAGTTCAGATCAATCATCGTTTAATATTGTAAACTACCAACCTAAATCACACGAAAATTAG
- a CDS encoding DEHA2F12298p (weakly similar to uniprot|P10862 Saccharomyces cerevisiae YCR066W RAD18 Protein involved in postreplication repair): protein MNSNPFTKNLQNVTDPSDWEPTKLPNLKELDSLQRCYICKEFLKAPVITSCNHTFCSHCIREYLIVNSHCPLCKAEQFESNLKRVILLEEIVLCFSKFRPILLELLKKEESNEAYDKNRSPFSEIPSKDEDSRKRSSPDQEVIEISSDESNSLELSEASNDVPKKKIKAEINSNSRNAIPTRNEMVECPICAEVMSADLLQTQHIDYCLSGKSQPSSSRSAGNSSSRYQSMKRRQPNKTNNGISSFFKPADNKPIMAGAGKLDLSKTDNQNFYFDEVSKHHHNDIKKLPKLDFSSLTTPKLKEKLSHLKLPVQGTRIQLELRYNQYYILFNSNLDSNHPLSEKVLKQKLNQWELSHSAFTNQGSTSTLFNNGSPAVKSITDKNFSVKEWLDANRNEYKSLVKAARASIKKASTKNVTSSISIDTEAINTHSVGGQHLNERSEYRSEANLIEPIDDGASEEIQQNEISNLNFKKDIANSPLFVKDTLNESHS from the coding sequence atgaattcaaatccaTTTACGAAAAATCTTCAGAATGTTACAGATCCCTCGGACTGGGAACCTACAAAATTGCCAAATCTAAAAGAACTTGATTCACTACAGCGTTGCTATATATGTAAAGAATTTCTTAAGGCGCCCGTCATAACGAGCTGTAACCATACATTCTGTTCACATTGTATTAGGGAATACTTGATTGTTAACAGTCATTGTCCTTTGTGTAAAGCAGAGCAATTTGAAAGTAATCTCAAGCGGGTTATATTACTAGAAGAGATAGTTTTATGTTTTTCCAAATTCAGACCTATTTTACTAGAGTTACTTAAGAAAGAAGAGTCGAATGAAGCATATGACAAAAATAGAAGCCCATTTTCAGAGATACCAAGCAAAGACGAAGATTCCCGGAAAAGATCATCGCCAGATCAAGAAGTTATCGAGATATCATCGGATGAAAGTAACAGTCTAGAGTTATCCGAAGCATCAAATGACGTcccaaagaagaaaataaaggCAGAGATTAACTCAAATTCACGAAATGCTATTCCAACCAGAAATGAAATGGTGGAATGCCCAATTTGCGCTGAGGTAATGTCAGCGGATTTACTACAAACGCAACATATTGATTATTGTTTAAGTGGAAAGAGCCAGCCTTCGAGTTCAAGGTCTGCAGGAAATTCATCTCTGAGATATCAATCTATGAAGAGAAGACAGCCCAACAAGACGAATAACGGAATCTCGTCATTTTTCAAGCCAGCGGATAATAAACCCATAATGGCAGGTGCTGGTAAGTTGGATTTATCTAAAACAGACAACCAAAACTTCTACTTTGATGAGGTTTCTAAGCACCACCACAATGATATAAAGAAGCTTCCGAAATTGGATTTTAGCTCATTAACTACTCCtaaattaaaagaaaaattatcacaTTTGAAGCTTCCAGTGCAGGGAACTAGAATCCAGCTTGAATTGAGGTATAAccaatattatattttatttaactCAAATTTGGATAGCAATCATCCTTTATCGGAAAAGGTGTTGAAGCAAAAACTTAATCAATGGGAACTTTCTCATCTGGCATTCACAAACCAAGGGTCGACATCCACTTTGTTTAATAATGGAAGTCCCGCTGTGAAGTCCATCACAGACAAGAATTTCTCCGTGAAGGAGTGGTTAGACGCCAATAGAAACGAATATAAGTCTTTGGTTAAAGCAGCTCGAGCATCCATAAAAAAAGCCAGTACGAAAAATGTgacatcttcaatatccaTTGACACAGAAGCAATTAATACCCATCTGGTCGGTGGCCAACATTTAAACGAACGATCTGAATATCGGTCAGAAGCAAATTTAATAGAGCCCATCGATGATGGCGCTTCCGAGGAAATCCAACAGAATGAAATTAGTAATCTTAACTTTAAGAAGGATATTGCTAATAGCCCACTTTTTGTAAAGGATACACTTAACGAATCTCACAGTTGA